A DNA window from Ignavibacteriales bacterium contains the following coding sequences:
- a CDS encoding ATP synthase F0 subunit C, which translates to MEANALGYLAAGIGAGITVIGAGLGIGKLAAAAMDASGRQPEVAGQVRTSMLIAAALIEGATFFALAICIILATK; encoded by the coding sequence ATGGAAGCAAACGCATTAGGATATCTTGCAGCAGGAATCGGCGCCGGCATCACGGTGATTGGCGCAGGTTTAGGTATCGGTAAACTTGCAGCAGCAGCAATGGATGCATCTGGACGTCAACCCGAAGTTGCCGGTCAGGTTAGAACATCTATGTTGATTGCCGCAGCTCTTATTGAAGGCGCAACTTTCTTCGCGCTGGCGATCTGCATAATTCTTGCTACAAAATAA
- the atpH gene encoding ATP synthase F1 subunit delta, protein MSSLRTAQRYAKAMIDIGTEMKNLDGIFRDFELLESTLQTSRDFKLFLKNPVLSSEKKKRVLTDLLKDKVSEMTMKFVIILVRKNREGILAEIIHEFNRLRDVKMGILNVNVKTAIPFSSSQQDHLVRQLGSVTKMKVKVKYEIDQTLKGGFKVQYYDTVWDASVQHQLDLLRKRFAEGTI, encoded by the coding sequence ATGAGTAGTTTACGAACAGCGCAGCGTTACGCCAAAGCGATGATCGACATCGGCACCGAAATGAAAAATCTCGACGGCATATTCCGGGATTTTGAATTGTTAGAATCAACCCTCCAAACTTCGCGTGATTTTAAACTTTTTTTGAAGAATCCGGTTTTAAGTTCTGAAAAAAAGAAACGTGTTTTAACCGATCTGTTGAAGGATAAAGTCAGTGAGATGACGATGAAATTTGTCATCATCCTCGTGAGAAAAAATCGCGAAGGAATTCTCGCCGAAATTATTCACGAATTCAATCGGCTTCGCGATGTGAAAATGGGCATATTAAACGTTAATGTTAAAACGGCGATACCTTTTTCAAGCTCTCAGCAAGATCATCTTGTACGGCAACTTGGATCTGTTACCAAGATGAAGGTAAAAGTGAAATATGAAATCGATCAAACGCTCAAAGGCGGATTCAAGGTACAGTATTATGACACTGTTTGGGATGCGAGTGTTCAGCATCAATTAGATCTTCTGCGGAAACGATTCGCGGAAGGAACAATATAA
- the atpG gene encoding ATP synthase F1 subunit gamma, whose product MATLREIRRRISGVKNTQKITKAMKMVAAAKLRRAQEAVIAARPYARKMQELLQKLSNISDPTVHPLFEKREVESVALIIVTADRGLCGAFNSNIIRTAVQHINSNYENLHKANKVNLICVGRKSADFFGKNNYKISGKYTGIYADLNFSHAQTIIGDATRGFTAGEYDKVEIIYNEFKSIAQQRIVTEQILPIQPLPATDTSTKAGTSNPKSVLNYIFEPSSDAIILSLIPKHLNFQIWHALLESNAAEQGARMAAMDNATSNATDMIKALQLSYNKARQSSITKELLEIVSGAEALKAS is encoded by the coding sequence ATGGCAACACTGCGCGAGATACGCCGCCGTATAAGCGGCGTGAAGAATACACAGAAAATAACAAAAGCCATGAAGATGGTTGCTGCGGCAAAACTCCGCCGTGCGCAGGAAGCCGTTATTGCCGCGCGTCCTTATGCGCGTAAAATGCAAGAACTTCTTCAGAAATTGAGCAATATATCTGATCCGACCGTTCATCCGCTTTTTGAAAAGAGAGAAGTTGAATCGGTTGCGTTAATTATTGTAACCGCGGATCGCGGATTGTGCGGCGCTTTCAACTCGAACATCATCAGAACCGCCGTACAGCACATTAATAGTAATTATGAAAATCTGCATAAAGCAAATAAAGTAAACCTAATCTGTGTCGGACGCAAAAGCGCCGATTTCTTCGGTAAAAATAATTACAAAATTTCAGGCAAGTATACCGGTATTTACGCTGATTTGAATTTTTCTCATGCTCAAACCATAATAGGAGATGCTACCCGCGGATTTACGGCGGGTGAATATGACAAAGTTGAAATCATTTACAATGAATTCAAATCGATCGCCCAACAACGTATTGTAACTGAACAAATACTTCCCATCCAGCCTCTTCCCGCCACCGATACCTCGACTAAAGCGGGAACCTCAAATCCGAAATCTGTACTCAATTATATTTTCGAACCGTCGAGTGATGCGATTATATTATCGCTTATCCCAAAGCATTTGAATTTTCAAATCTGGCATGCTTTATTAGAATCGAACGCGGCTGAGCAGGGTGCGCGTATGGCGGCAATGGATAACGCAACATCGAACGCGACCGATATGATAAAAGCGCTCCAATTATCTTACAATAAAGCCAGGCAATCATCTATCACGAAGGAATTGTTGGAAATCGTCAGCGGTGCGGAAGCGCTAAAAGCCAGTTAA
- a CDS encoding F0F1 ATP synthase subunit alpha produces the protein MAEVRPDEVSAILRKQLSGFEKEVDVYDVGTVLQVGDGIARVYGLTKVMASELVEFPHGVFGMVLNLEEDNVGCILFGESTMIKEGDTVKRTGRVASMQVGEQMLGRVINPLGQPIDERGPIKTEKYLPIERKALGVIQRQPVKEPLQTGIKAVDAMIPIGRGQRELIIGDRQTGKTAIAIDAIINQKFSHTEEAKRLGVKPMYCIYVAIGQKGSTVAQVVAKLQEEGAMDYTTVICATASDPSPLQFIAPYSGATLGEFFRDSGRHALVIYDDLSKHAQAYRQVSLLLRRPPGREAYPGDVFYLHSRLLERASKLSDDLGGGSLTALPVIETQAGDVSAYIPTNVISITDGQIYLEPNLFNSGVRPAINVGISVSRVGGNAQIKAMKKVAGRLRLDLAQYRELEAFAKFGSDLDKATQQQLRRGSRLVELLKQGQFVPMTVEKQVVSIFAGTNGYLDEVPLAHLQRFEKEFLEFMEIKHRDILNKIAETKDLTDDVQKKLHEILKEFSSAFKIS, from the coding sequence ATGGCAGAAGTAAGACCCGATGAAGTTTCGGCAATATTGCGGAAACAACTTTCCGGTTTTGAAAAAGAAGTGGATGTCTACGATGTAGGCACCGTGCTTCAGGTAGGAGACGGAATAGCGCGAGTATACGGACTCACAAAAGTTATGGCGAGTGAACTTGTGGAATTCCCTCACGGTGTATTCGGAATGGTTTTGAACCTGGAAGAAGATAACGTTGGTTGTATCCTCTTCGGCGAAAGTACTATGATCAAAGAAGGCGATACCGTGAAGCGAACCGGACGTGTTGCCTCGATGCAGGTGGGCGAACAAATGCTCGGCAGAGTGATAAATCCTCTGGGACAACCAATCGATGAACGTGGTCCGATCAAAACGGAAAAATATCTTCCCATCGAACGTAAAGCGTTAGGTGTTATTCAACGGCAGCCTGTAAAAGAACCGCTTCAAACAGGCATCAAAGCCGTTGACGCTATGATACCGATAGGCAGGGGACAGCGCGAGTTAATTATCGGCGACAGGCAAACGGGTAAAACAGCAATTGCTATCGATGCGATCATCAATCAGAAATTTTCGCATACCGAAGAAGCAAAACGCCTTGGTGTTAAACCTATGTATTGCATCTACGTTGCGATTGGCCAAAAAGGTTCAACGGTTGCACAGGTTGTTGCGAAGTTGCAGGAAGAAGGAGCAATGGATTATACAACGGTTATTTGCGCGACGGCGAGTGATCCTTCTCCTCTGCAGTTCATCGCGCCATATTCGGGCGCGACATTAGGTGAATTCTTCCGCGACAGCGGCAGGCACGCTCTTGTTATTTACGATGATTTATCGAAACACGCACAAGCATACCGGCAGGTATCGTTATTATTGAGACGACCCCCGGGACGCGAAGCATATCCCGGCGACGTGTTTTATCTGCATTCACGTTTGCTTGAACGCGCATCTAAATTAAGTGATGATTTAGGCGGCGGTAGCTTAACGGCTCTGCCTGTGATCGAAACTCAAGCAGGAGACGTATCGGCATATATTCCAACAAACGTAATCTCGATAACCGATGGTCAGATTTATCTCGAACCGAATTTATTTAACTCGGGTGTGAGGCCTGCTATCAACGTCGGAATTTCTGTTTCCCGCGTCGGTGGTAACGCTCAAATCAAGGCGATGAAGAAAGTAGCCGGAAGATTGCGACTTGATTTGGCGCAGTATCGTGAGTTAGAAGCATTTGCGAAGTTCGGATCGGATCTTGATAAAGCTACCCAACAACAATTGCGCCGCGGTTCCCGGCTTGTAGAATTATTAAAGCAAGGGCAGTTTGTACCGATGACTGTTGAAAAACAAGTGGTTAGCATATTCGCCGGTACGAACGGTTATCTTGATGAAGTGCCACTCGCTCATCTCCAGCGTTTCGAAAAAGAATTTCTTGAGTTTATGGAAATAAAACATCGTGACATTCTGAACAAGATCGCGGAAACAAAAGACCTCACCGATGATGTTCAAAAGAAACTTCATGAAATATTAAAAGAATTTTCATCAGCTTTTAAAATATCCTAA
- the atpF gene encoding F0F1 ATP synthase subunit B: MLNPNPGLIIWTIITFVLLLIILKKFAWKPLLESLHKREETVRSSIERAENAKQEAERLLDENRKQLERAEQDGRRILSENRALAEKLKEEIIEQANQQSRKMIEMAKQEIERDKDAALISLRGEVANLAIQAAGKILDETLDENKQRKLVDSYLKGLPKN, encoded by the coding sequence ATGCTGAACCCGAACCCCGGATTAATAATCTGGACGATTATAACATTCGTGCTTCTTCTGATAATTCTTAAGAAGTTCGCGTGGAAGCCATTGCTCGAAAGCTTGCACAAGAGAGAAGAAACCGTGCGAAGCTCGATAGAGCGTGCAGAAAATGCGAAACAGGAAGCGGAACGATTGCTCGATGAAAATCGCAAGCAACTGGAACGCGCAGAACAAGATGGACGAAGGATCCTTAGTGAAAACCGCGCCCTTGCTGAAAAATTAAAAGAAGAAATAATCGAACAAGCAAACCAGCAATCCCGAAAAATGATCGAAATGGCAAAACAGGAAATCGAGCGCGATAAAGATGCGGCACTTATTTCGCTTCGCGGTGAAGTGGCAAATCTTGCGATTCAGGCAGCTGGGAAAATTCTCGATGAAACATTAGACGAAAATAAACAACGTAAGTTGGTTGATTCGTACCTGAAAGGATTACCTAAAAACTAA